From one Oncorhynchus clarkii lewisi isolate Uvic-CL-2024 chromosome 6, UVic_Ocla_1.0, whole genome shotgun sequence genomic stretch:
- the LOC139411664 gene encoding maspardin, which translates to MEEIRISPDYNWFRSTVPLKKIIVDDDDSKVWSLYDAGPKSIRCPIIFLPPVSGTAEVFFQQVLALTGWGYRVISLQYPVYWDLLEFCDGFRKLLDHLHLDKVHLFGASLGGFLAQKFAEHTHKSPRVHSLILCNSFSDTTIFNQTLTANSFWLMPAFMLKKIVLGNFAKGPVDPKMADAIDFMVDRLESLNQGELASRLTLNCQNSYVEPHKIKDLAVTIMDVFDQSALSHEAKEEMYKLYPNARRAHLKTGGNFPYLCRSAEVNLYIQIHLRQFHGTRYAAINSDMVSAEELEVQKSHLVNSANDQ; encoded by the exons ATGGAGGAGATAAGAATATCTCCTGATTACAACTGGTTCAGAAGCACAGTGCCACTTAAAAAA ATTATAGTGGACGACGATGACAGCAAGGTGTGGTCCTTGTATGACGCAGGCCCAAAGAGCATCAGGTGTCCCATCATATTCCTTCCCCCTGTGAGTGGGACAGCAGAGGTGTTCTTCCAGCAGGTCTTAGCCCTGACAGGCTGGGGCTACAGAGTCATCTCA ctGCAGTATCCTGTTTATTGGGATCTCTTGGAGTTCTGTGATGGATTTCGGAAGCTTCTCGATCACTTGCATTTGGACAAG GTCCATCTATTTGGTGCTTCTCTGGGCGGCTTCCTGGCCCAGAAGTTTGCCGAGCACACACACAAGTCTCCCAGAGTCCACTCTCTGATCCTGTGCAACTCCTTCAGTGACACCACCATCTTCAACCAGACATTGACAGCCAACAG CTTTTGGTTGATGCCCGCCTTCATGTTGAAGAAGATTGTCCTGGGGAACTTCGCTAAAGGACCTGTCGACCCCAAGATGGCCGACGCAATCGACTTTATGGTCGACAGA CTGGAGAGCCTGAACCAGGGTGAGCTAGCCTCCAGACTAACACTCAACTGTCAGAACTCCTACGTGGAGCCTCACAAGATAAAGGACCTGGCAGTCACCATTATGGAT GTGTTCGACCAGAGTGCTCTGTCACACGAGGCGAAAGAGGAAATGTATAAGCTGTATCCAAATGCCAGACGGGCTCACCTCAAAACGGGTGGAAACTTCCCCTACCTGTGTAGGAGTGCTGAGGTCAACCTATACATACAG ATTCACCTGCGGCAGTTCCACGGGACGCGGTACGCCGCCATCAACTCGGACATGGTGAGCGCCGAGGAGCTGGAGGTGCAGAAGAGCCACCTGGTGAATAGCGCCAACGACCAATGA